In the genome of Pusillimonas sp. T7-7, the window TTCGCCCAACGTATCCGAAATCATTTCCAAAGCCTTGAATATCTAGGACCTGCCAACAGGCCTATCCCGGGAGCACTCATTCATGACACGTAAAACACTCACCCAATATCTGGTTGAACAACAAAGACAAAAGAAAGCCGTCTCGGCTGAAGTCCGACTGCTGATAGAAACAGTGGCGCGTGCCTGCAAGGCCATCAATCATGCCGTCAGCAAAGGGGCATTGGGTGGCGTGCTGGGCAGCCTGGAAACCGAGAATGTGCAAGGCGAAGTGCAAAAGAAACTCGACGTGCTGTCCAACGAAATTCTGCTGGAAGCCAATGAATGGGGCGGCCACCTGGCTGCCATGGCTTCCGAAGAAATGGAAACCATACACCGCATTCCCAACCGCTATCCCAAGGGCGAGTACCTGCTGCTGTTCGATCCCCTGGACGGCTCTTCCAACATCGACGTTAACGTATCCATAGGCACCATATTTTCGGTACTGCACGCGCCGCACCATGCTTCCGGCCGCAACGTGGAAGAGCAGGATTTCCTGCAAGCCGGATCACAGCAAGTGGCTGCGGGCTATGCCGTGTACGGCCCCCAAGCCATGCTGGTGTTGACAGTGGGCACCGGCGTAGTCAGCTTCACCCTGGATCGCGAAATGGGCTCGTGGGTGCTGACCAGCGAAAGCATTACGATCCCCGAACAAACGTCCGAATTTGCCATCAACATGTCGAACATGCGCCACTGGGAAGCACCAGTCAAGCGTTATATCGATGACTGCCTGGCCGGCAAGACTGGCCCCTTGGGCAAAGACTACAACATGCGCTGGATCGCCTCTATGGTGGCCGACGTACATCGCATACTGACGCGCGGCGGAATATTCATGTACCCGCGCGATGAGCGGCCGTCAGGCAAGGCAGGCAAGCTGCGCCTGATGTACGAAGCCAACCCCATGAGTTTCATCGTGGAACAGGCAGGTGGCGCCGCCATCGACGGCAGCCAGCGCATTCTTGACGTTCAGCCCACTGCCCTGCACCAAAGGATAGGCGTGGTCTTGGGCTCGAAGGAAGAGGTCGAACGGGTGCGGGATTATCACGCGCGGGCGTAAGCCTGGTGCCCGCTCGGTGTCATGTAAACACTGTAAAAACAGGATATCAACCTGAGCAAGTCTAAAAAAAGGCTGCAATGCGCAAACATTGCAGCCTTTTTTTAGAACACCCTGACTGGAGTCGAGTGTTCAAACAGCAGCTTAATCCAGCGTAAGGATAGTCGCCCCCACCGTTTTACGGCCGGCCAGCGCTTCCTGGGCGTCGGCGGCGGCAGCTAGCGGAAAACGCTGGCCTATGGTGATGTCGATCTTCTTTTTGGAAACCAGGCCAAAAAGTTCGTCGGCAGCGGTTTTCATTTTTTTAAGTGTGGAAACGTGCGTACCCAGAGTTGGACGGGTGACGAACAAGGAACCCTTGTTGGCCAATACGCCCAGGTTGACACCATTGACCGACCCCGATGCATTGCCGAAGCTGACCATAAGACCCCGCGGCTCAAGGCAGTCCAGCGAGGTTGTCCAGGTGTCTTGGCCAACGCCGTCGTAGACGACGGGCACTTTCTTGCCATCGGTAAGCTCTTTGACGCGTTCAACCACGTTTTCACGCGAGTAGTCGATCACTTCCCAGGCGCCCTGGGCTTTGGCCAGCGCAGCCTTTTCAGGCGTGGAAGCGGTGCCGATAAGCTTTACGCCCAGGGCCTTGGCCCACTGGCAGGCAATCAGGCCCACGCCGCCGGCCGCAGCATGAAACAGAATGGTTTCACCGCCTTGCAGGCGATAGGTTTGCCGGAACAGATATTGCACCGTCAGGCCCTTGAGCATAATGGCCGCAGCTTGTTCGAAACTGACGCCCTTGGGCAGTTTGACAACGCGATCGGCCGGCACATTGCGGGCCTCTGCGTAGGCGCCCAGGGGGCTTTGGCCGTAAGCCACGCGATCACCCACTTTCAGGTGTTTGACAGCCGAACCGACCGCTTCGACCACGCCTGAGGCCTCAAAGCCCAGGCCATGCGGCAAGGGGTGGGCGTACAAGCCGCTGCGGCAGTAGATGTCGATGAAGTTAAGCCCGACCGCTTTTTGGCGTATAGTGACTTCGTTTTCTTGTGGCGCCGGAACCTGTACTGACACGAGTTGCAGTACCTCGGGGCCGCCATTTTTTTCGATGCGTATTGCTTTGACCTGGTTTTCCAA includes:
- a CDS encoding class 1 fructose-bisphosphatase — its product is MTRKTLTQYLVEQQRQKKAVSAEVRLLIETVARACKAINHAVSKGALGGVLGSLETENVQGEVQKKLDVLSNEILLEANEWGGHLAAMASEEMETIHRIPNRYPKGEYLLLFDPLDGSSNIDVNVSIGTIFSVLHAPHHASGRNVEEQDFLQAGSQQVAAGYAVYGPQAMLVLTVGTGVVSFTLDREMGSWVLTSESITIPEQTSEFAINMSNMRHWEAPVKRYIDDCLAGKTGPLGKDYNMRWIASMVADVHRILTRGGIFMYPRDERPSGKAGKLRLMYEANPMSFIVEQAGGAAIDGSQRILDVQPTALHQRIGVVLGSKEEVERVRDYHARA
- a CDS encoding quinone oxidoreductase: MENQVKAIRIEKNGGPEVLQLVSVQVPAPQENEVTIRQKAVGLNFIDIYCRSGLYAHPLPHGLGFEASGVVEAVGSAVKHLKVGDRVAYGQSPLGAYAEARNVPADRVVKLPKGVSFEQAAAIMLKGLTVQYLFRQTYRLQGGETILFHAAAGGVGLIACQWAKALGVKLIGTASTPEKAALAKAQGAWEVIDYSRENVVERVKELTDGKKVPVVYDGVGQDTWTTSLDCLEPRGLMVSFGNASGSVNGVNLGVLANKGSLFVTRPTLGTHVSTLKKMKTAADELFGLVSKKKIDITIGQRFPLAAAADAQEALAGRKTVGATILTLD